From a single Falco peregrinus isolate bFalPer1 chromosome 10, bFalPer1.pri, whole genome shotgun sequence genomic region:
- the RXRG gene encoding retinoic acid receptor RXR-gamma isoform X2, producing the protein MVLVIEGLPRFKQTGNYLPSEAALGCMGLCFLQDSPVHASSTSVSLSSSLSTGNSVDGHHNYLEAPANASRALPSPMNAIGSPVNALGSPYRVIASSIGSHPVSLSSAPGMNFVTHASPQLNVLNNVSSSEDVKPLPGLPGIGNMNYPSTSPGSLAKHICAICGDRSSGKHYGVYSCEGCKGFFKRTIRKDLIYTCRDNKDCLIDKRQRNRCQYCRYQKCLAMGMKREAVQEERQRSRERSEHEAESTSSGSEDMPVERILEAELAVEPKTEAYSDMNTESSTNDPVTNICHAADKQLFTLVEWAKRIPHFSDLTLEDQVILLRAGWNELLIASFSHRSVSVQDGILLATGLHVHRSSAHSAGVGSIFDRVLTELVSKMKDMQMDKSELGCLRAIVLFNPDAKGLSSPSEVESLREKVYATLEAYTKQKYPEQPGRFAKLLLRLPALRSIGLKCLEHLFFFKLIGDTPIDTFLMEMLETPLQVT; encoded by the exons ATGGTGCTGGTAATTGAAGGTCTCCCAAGGTTTAAACAGACTGGGAATTATCTGCCCTCAGAGGCTGCTCTTGGCTGCATGGGACTGTGCTTTCTGCAAG ATTCCCCTGTCCACGCCAGCTCCACATCTGTGAGCCTGTCGTCAAGCCTTTCCACAGGAAATTCAGTGGACGGACACCACAACTACCTCGAGGCCCCTGCAAACGCCTCCCGGGCACTGCCGTCCCCCATGAACGCCATTGGGTCTCCGGTGAACGCGCTGGGCTCGCCGTACAGAGTCATCGCGTCCTCCATCGGCTCGCACCCTGTCTCTCTGTCCTCAGCCCCAGGCATGAATTTTGTGACACACGCCAGTCCGCAG CTCAATGTCCTGAACAATGTCAGCAGCTCAGAGGATGTCAAGCCCTTGCCAGGTCTCCCAGGGATTGGGAACATGAATTATCCATCTACAAGCCCAGGATCCTTAGCCAAACACATCTGTGCCATCTGTGGGGACAGGTCCTCAG GGAAGCACTATGGGGTGTACAGCTGTGAGGGCTGCAAAGGCTTCTTCAAGAGGACAATCCGGAAGGACCTGATCTACACCTGCCGTGACAACAAGGACTGCCTCATAGACAAGCGCCAACGCAACCGCTGCCAGTACTGCCGCTATCAGAAGTGCCTCGCCATGGGGATGAAGAGGGAAG CTGTacaggaggagaggcagaggagcagggagcgGAGCGAGCATGAGGCTGAGTCCACAAGCAGTGGCAGCGAGGACATGCCCGTGGAGAGGATCCTGGAAGCTGAGCTGGCAGTTGAACCCAAGACGGAGGCGTACAGCGACATGAACACGGAGAGCTCG ACTAATGACCCTGTCACCAACATATGCCATGCAGCTGACAAGCAGCTCTTCACACTTGTTGAGTGGGCCAAGCGAATCCCCCACTTCTCCGACCTGACGTTGGAAGACCAAGTCATTCTCCTCCGGGCAG GCTGGAATGAGCTGCTCATCGCCTCTTTTTCCCATCGCTCTGTGTCAGTGCAAGATGGCATCCTTCTGGCCACAGGCTTGCACGTGCACCGCAGCAGCGCTCACAGTGCTGGTGTGGGCTCCATCTTTGACAG GGTTTTGACAGAGCTGGTGTCCAAAATGAAAGACATGCAGATGGATAAGTCAGAGCTGGGGTGCCTGCGAGCCATTGTCCTGTTTAACCCAG ATGCTAAGGGTTTGTCTAGCCCCTCCGAAGTGGAATCGCTGAGGGAGAAGGTCTACGCCACACTGGAAGCCTACACGAAGCAGAAGTACCCGGAGCAGCCAGGGCG GTTTGCCAAACTCCTTCTGCGCCTGCCAGCGCTGCGGTCCATCGGGCTGaagtgcctggagcacctcttcttCTTCAAGCTGATTGGGGACACCCCTATCGACACATTCCTCATGGAGATGCTGGAGACACCCCTGCAGGTCACTTGA
- the RXRG gene encoding retinoic acid receptor RXR-gamma isoform X4: protein MNAIGSPVNALGSPYRVIASSIGSHPVSLSSAPGMNFVTHASPQLNVLNNVSSSEDVKPLPGLPGIGNMNYPSTSPGSLAKHICAICGDRSSGKHYGVYSCEGCKGFFKRTIRKDLIYTCRDNKDCLIDKRQRNRCQYCRYQKCLAMGMKREAVQEERQRSRERSEHEAESTSSGSEDMPVERILEAELAVEPKTEAYSDMNTESSTNDPVTNICHAADKQLFTLVEWAKRIPHFSDLTLEDQVILLRAGWNELLIASFSHRSVSVQDGILLATGLHVHRSSAHSAGVGSIFDRVLTELVSKMKDMQMDKSELGCLRAIVLFNPDAKGLSSPSEVESLREKVYATLEAYTKQKYPEQPGRFAKLLLRLPALRSIGLKCLEHLFFFKLIGDTPIDTFLMEMLETPLQVT, encoded by the exons ATGAACGCCATTGGGTCTCCGGTGAACGCGCTGGGCTCGCCGTACAGAGTCATCGCGTCCTCCATCGGCTCGCACCCTGTCTCTCTGTCCTCAGCCCCAGGCATGAATTTTGTGACACACGCCAGTCCGCAG CTCAATGTCCTGAACAATGTCAGCAGCTCAGAGGATGTCAAGCCCTTGCCAGGTCTCCCAGGGATTGGGAACATGAATTATCCATCTACAAGCCCAGGATCCTTAGCCAAACACATCTGTGCCATCTGTGGGGACAGGTCCTCAG GGAAGCACTATGGGGTGTACAGCTGTGAGGGCTGCAAAGGCTTCTTCAAGAGGACAATCCGGAAGGACCTGATCTACACCTGCCGTGACAACAAGGACTGCCTCATAGACAAGCGCCAACGCAACCGCTGCCAGTACTGCCGCTATCAGAAGTGCCTCGCCATGGGGATGAAGAGGGAAG CTGTacaggaggagaggcagaggagcagggagcgGAGCGAGCATGAGGCTGAGTCCACAAGCAGTGGCAGCGAGGACATGCCCGTGGAGAGGATCCTGGAAGCTGAGCTGGCAGTTGAACCCAAGACGGAGGCGTACAGCGACATGAACACGGAGAGCTCG ACTAATGACCCTGTCACCAACATATGCCATGCAGCTGACAAGCAGCTCTTCACACTTGTTGAGTGGGCCAAGCGAATCCCCCACTTCTCCGACCTGACGTTGGAAGACCAAGTCATTCTCCTCCGGGCAG GCTGGAATGAGCTGCTCATCGCCTCTTTTTCCCATCGCTCTGTGTCAGTGCAAGATGGCATCCTTCTGGCCACAGGCTTGCACGTGCACCGCAGCAGCGCTCACAGTGCTGGTGTGGGCTCCATCTTTGACAG GGTTTTGACAGAGCTGGTGTCCAAAATGAAAGACATGCAGATGGATAAGTCAGAGCTGGGGTGCCTGCGAGCCATTGTCCTGTTTAACCCAG ATGCTAAGGGTTTGTCTAGCCCCTCCGAAGTGGAATCGCTGAGGGAGAAGGTCTACGCCACACTGGAAGCCTACACGAAGCAGAAGTACCCGGAGCAGCCAGGGCG GTTTGCCAAACTCCTTCTGCGCCTGCCAGCGCTGCGGTCCATCGGGCTGaagtgcctggagcacctcttcttCTTCAAGCTGATTGGGGACACCCCTATCGACACATTCCTCATGGAGATGCTGGAGACACCCCTGCAGGTCACTTGA
- the RXRG gene encoding retinoic acid receptor RXR-gamma isoform X3, producing the protein MYGNYPHFIKFPAGFGNSPVHASSTSVSLSSSLSTGNSVDGHHNYLEAPANASRALPSPMNAIGSPVNALGSPYRVIASSIGSHPVSLSSAPGMNFVTHASPQLNVLNNVSSSEDVKPLPGLPGIGNMNYPSTSPGSLAKHICAICGDRSSGKHYGVYSCEGCKGFFKRTIRKDLIYTCRDNKDCLIDKRQRNRCQYCRYQKCLAMGMKREAVQEERQRSRERSEHEAESTSSGSEDMPVERILEAELAVEPKTEAYSDMNTESSTNDPVTNICHAADKQLFTLVEWAKRIPHFSDLTLEDQVILLRAGWNELLIASFSHRSVSVQDGILLATGLHVHRSSAHSAGVGSIFDRVLTELVSKMKDMQMDKSELGCLRAIVLFNPDAKGLSSPSEVESLREKVYATLEAYTKQKYPEQPGRFAKLLLRLPALRSIGLKCLEHLFFFKLIGDTPIDTFLMEMLETPLQVT; encoded by the exons ATGTATGGGAATTATCCTCACTTCATTAAGTTTCCTGCGGGCTTTGGCA ATTCCCCTGTCCACGCCAGCTCCACATCTGTGAGCCTGTCGTCAAGCCTTTCCACAGGAAATTCAGTGGACGGACACCACAACTACCTCGAGGCCCCTGCAAACGCCTCCCGGGCACTGCCGTCCCCCATGAACGCCATTGGGTCTCCGGTGAACGCGCTGGGCTCGCCGTACAGAGTCATCGCGTCCTCCATCGGCTCGCACCCTGTCTCTCTGTCCTCAGCCCCAGGCATGAATTTTGTGACACACGCCAGTCCGCAG CTCAATGTCCTGAACAATGTCAGCAGCTCAGAGGATGTCAAGCCCTTGCCAGGTCTCCCAGGGATTGGGAACATGAATTATCCATCTACAAGCCCAGGATCCTTAGCCAAACACATCTGTGCCATCTGTGGGGACAGGTCCTCAG GGAAGCACTATGGGGTGTACAGCTGTGAGGGCTGCAAAGGCTTCTTCAAGAGGACAATCCGGAAGGACCTGATCTACACCTGCCGTGACAACAAGGACTGCCTCATAGACAAGCGCCAACGCAACCGCTGCCAGTACTGCCGCTATCAGAAGTGCCTCGCCATGGGGATGAAGAGGGAAG CTGTacaggaggagaggcagaggagcagggagcgGAGCGAGCATGAGGCTGAGTCCACAAGCAGTGGCAGCGAGGACATGCCCGTGGAGAGGATCCTGGAAGCTGAGCTGGCAGTTGAACCCAAGACGGAGGCGTACAGCGACATGAACACGGAGAGCTCG ACTAATGACCCTGTCACCAACATATGCCATGCAGCTGACAAGCAGCTCTTCACACTTGTTGAGTGGGCCAAGCGAATCCCCCACTTCTCCGACCTGACGTTGGAAGACCAAGTCATTCTCCTCCGGGCAG GCTGGAATGAGCTGCTCATCGCCTCTTTTTCCCATCGCTCTGTGTCAGTGCAAGATGGCATCCTTCTGGCCACAGGCTTGCACGTGCACCGCAGCAGCGCTCACAGTGCTGGTGTGGGCTCCATCTTTGACAG GGTTTTGACAGAGCTGGTGTCCAAAATGAAAGACATGCAGATGGATAAGTCAGAGCTGGGGTGCCTGCGAGCCATTGTCCTGTTTAACCCAG ATGCTAAGGGTTTGTCTAGCCCCTCCGAAGTGGAATCGCTGAGGGAGAAGGTCTACGCCACACTGGAAGCCTACACGAAGCAGAAGTACCCGGAGCAGCCAGGGCG GTTTGCCAAACTCCTTCTGCGCCTGCCAGCGCTGCGGTCCATCGGGCTGaagtgcctggagcacctcttcttCTTCAAGCTGATTGGGGACACCCCTATCGACACATTCCTCATGGAGATGCTGGAGACACCCCTGCAGGTCACTTGA